The Periplaneta americana isolate PAMFEO1 chromosome 16, P.americana_PAMFEO1_priV1, whole genome shotgun sequence genome segment CTGTAATTCGCTTTTCTTCTGTTGCACATAGTAGACCTAAACCTCGGCCGACTATTGTGTGAAATAGATGAATCGATGGACAGAtctgcagagagagagagatggatgAACTGGCAGACAGTCAGTGTGTAGGTAGGTGGTATATTTTCGGAGAAATATATGACTTTTACACGACATACTTTACTCTCTCTCGAAAAGATGTTTTGTCGGATGCCAAGTCAGATGTGCATTTTTCTACCTTGTTACCTACTGCATGTCTGGTTTGTATTCGCGATGATTTACTTGTGATGGTGCCAAAAAAATCATTCAGAACTCTAGAATAATGATTAGCAATAATAAATCAGGATAATATGTAGGCAATTATACATGCATAGGCCTATTAAGACAATTATGAAGACGGGATACcagtaatacaatttaatttacaacttacaaattacaataaataattttcctcaaactgaacacactagtatataatattaattcaacGCAAGTATTAAAATGCAAAACATTGATATTGTTTACTACACTAAGTagaggtagaggggcagagaaggcctgacggtcttatctctaccaggttaaataaataaacactactAATACTAAGttggaatgaaaaaataaaatgttaaatattgatTAGAGAAATCTTCCTAGTGTAGATGCGAGTTGCTGTAGCTAGATGCTTTGTGGTGAGAGCTGCCTTCTTCAGATTTGTGGACTCCCACCTTCTTCTCGTGATGGATTGGGTGAACAGCATGACCTGTTTTGTGCACGTGAGCGTGGAATCCGATGTGTTTGTCAGCGTTGTAGTGCACAGTACGGATGGTTCCGTCAGGTTCCACCAACATGTAGTGACCCTCTACTTTGTCACCGTCTCGTTTCTCAGCCTGTTCCTTGATGTCGTGAGTGTGTGGATCCTTCACACCGTACTTAAACTCGTACTTCGGGTGCGCCTTTGTAAATGAAAGTACATGCGGTTAGTTGGACGATTACACTAGTTATATTTTCTAATTTCGTAAATTTTAGTTGTAG includes the following:
- the LOC138691025 gene encoding cuticle protein 19-like, with the protein product MMCVASFAEHHEEHHHAHPKYEFKYGVKDPHTHDIKEQAEKRDGDKVEGHYMLVEPDGTIRTVHYNADKHIGFHAHVHKTGHAVHPIHHEKKVGVHKSEEGSSHHKASSYSNSHLH